From one Dermacentor andersoni chromosome 1, qqDerAnde1_hic_scaffold, whole genome shotgun sequence genomic stretch:
- the LOC140215430 gene encoding uncharacterized protein, with protein MPHPTSKTELRRVMGMANYLARFVPRMAEVLEPLSSMMSSRQDFVWGPAQEAAFKKCKTLLSSGPVLEIYDSNMETVVTADTSSYGLGAVLRQRQKDGRDLTVPDALSPSPLPQTESLGLEDEIQGYLRLVTSSVPVTAPSLQLIAQEQEQDPSKPTEKLIQPRRAAHGETTAHGPAHVQRKPPASDTRLPRTGSFREVAALAPEERLRPTPRSARSARTARRNRRMDRRPPKKRSCSRKHRRAQIVLGRLRGNFSTQKSHSSHPAASD; from the exons ATGCCGCACCCGACGTCCAAGACAGAGTTACGGCGCGTGATGGGCATGGCAAATTATCTGGCCCGCTTTGTGCCCCGCATGGCGGAAGTCCTTGAGCCTCTTTCGTCCATGATGAGCTCAAGACAGGATTTTGTGTGGGGTCCCGCGCAGGAAGCCGCCTTCAAGAAGTGCAAGACTCTTCTTTCATCGGGCCCTGTTCTGGAAATCTATGATTCCAACATGGAAACAGTGGTCACAGCAGACACCTCATCATACGGTCTTGGAGCTGTCCTGCGCCAAAGGCAAAAAGACG GCCGGGACTTGACGGTGCCGGACGCGCTTTCTCCGTCACCTCTTCCACAAACGGAATCCCTGGGACTGGAGGATGAGATCCAGGGCTATCTGCGATTGGTGACATCGTCAGTCCCGGTAACAGCGCCGAGTTTACAGCTTATCGCCCAGGAGCAAGAGCAAGACCCG AGCAAGCCCACTGAAAAACTGATACAGCCCCGCCGAGCTGCTCATGGGGAGACGACTGCGCACGGCCCTGCCCACGTCCAGCGAAAGCCTCCAGCCTCGGACACCAGACTTCCAAGAACTGGCAGCTTTCGAGAGGTCGCAGCGTTAGCGCCAGAAGAGAGACTACGACCGACGCCACGGAGTGCGCGATCTGCCCGAACTGCCCGAAGGAACAGACGTATGGATCGTAGACCTCCAAAGAAAAGGAGTTGTTCGAGGAAGCACCGACGAGCCCAGATCGTACTGGGTCGACTCCGGGGAAACTTCTCTACGCAGAAATCGCACTCATCTCATCCCGCTGCCTCCGACTAG